The window TCTATTGATGCAGCGTTAAGATCGGGCATTTTTATTTGTGCAATCTCACGCACTTGTTCAGCTGTAACCTTTCCTACCTTATTTCGGTTAGGCTCCCCCGAAGCAGTCTCAATACCGGCTGCTTTTTTAAGCAATACTGCAGCAGGTGGGGTTTTGGTCACAAAGGTAAAGCTGCGATCTTCATAAACCGTAATTTCTACAGGAATAATCAATCCGGCTTGCTTGGCGGTGCGCTCATTATATTCTTTAACAAAACCCATAATATTAACACCGTGCTGACCCAATGCAGGCCCGACGGGGGGAGCCGGAGTAGCTTTACCTGCCGGTATTTGCAATTTAATTACTGCTGCAACCCTCTTAGCCACTTATAAAACACCTCCTTGTACAGCTTTCTTAACTTATTTTTTGAACCTGGTCAAAATCCAGCTCAACCGGAGTTTCTCGGCCAAACATAGAGATCATAACCTTTACTTTTTCTTTATCAACAAGTATTTCTTCTACCAAACCCTCAAAATCTTCAAACGGACCGGAAACCACCCTAATTCTTTCGCCGGTCTCAAAATCAACTTTAGCATGGGGTTCTTCCATACCCATGTCCTTAATGATACGTATAGCTTCCGTCTCATTTAAAGGTATTGGCTTGGATCCGGATCCAACAAATCCTGTCACCCCGGGAGTATTTCTAACCACATACCAGGAATCATCCGTCATAATCATTTCTACCAGTACATACCCCGGAAAAACTTTCTTCTTGGATAATTTCTTTTTGCCGTTCTTAATTTCTACTTCATCTTCCATGGGGACTAAAATACGAAATATTTTATCCTCCATATTCATGGACTCGATCCGTTTTTCCAAATTTGCCTTTACTTTATTTTCGTAACCGGAATAGGTATGTACTACATACCACATTTTATCCATAAGTACAAGGGACCCAAATTAATGTTAGGCCCCCCACCTCCTTAGTTTTTCTACTACAAGACAAGTTGTAAGACCTGACTAAAAACAGAATCAAAAATCCATATAAGAACAGCTACAAAAGAAACAGATACAAGAACCACCAAGGTATAAACCAATGTTTCACGTCGA is drawn from Desulfolucanica intricata and contains these coding sequences:
- the rplK gene encoding 50S ribosomal protein L11 encodes the protein MAKRVAAVIKLQIPAGKATPAPPVGPALGQHGVNIMGFVKEYNERTAKQAGLIIPVEITVYEDRSFTFVTKTPPAAVLLKKAAGIETASGEPNRNKVGKVTAEQVREIAQIKMPDLNAASIEAAIRMVEGTARSMGIAIEG
- the nusG gene encoding transcription termination/antitermination protein NusG, giving the protein MDKMWYVVHTYSGYENKVKANLEKRIESMNMEDKIFRILVPMEDEVEIKNGKKKLSKKKVFPGYVLVEMIMTDDSWYVVRNTPGVTGFVGSGSKPIPLNETEAIRIIKDMGMEEPHAKVDFETGERIRVVSGPFEDFEGLVEEILVDKEKVKVMISMFGRETPVELDFDQVQKIS